From a region of the Roseivirga sp. 4D4 genome:
- a CDS encoding BamA/TamA family outer membrane protein, protein MLKNNGWWYVLLICVFATPTFAQTGTVADLNPDSTVRVGKIYVTGNNKTKLEIILRELDFQEGEVLKLADFAEKVTLDQQKLTNTRLFVMVEIVPLFMSEKEVDVLIRLQERWYIFPLPIFKLADRNFTEWWVNQNRDFSRVNYGAQLIHTNLTGRNDRFRFRAQFGFAKQMSLSYQIPYINRDQTIGLGFSTSYTTNKTVGVNSIAHRAQFVESDNVIRRAFSTSGTITIRPSFYTRHSLNVGYVRSSVGDTIRDVNPEYHLRNESVQNYVRLSYTFSLDKRDYIAYPLTGSLLTVQLNQFGLGSFNDFNMFTTRLTYAKFFNINDKFYFANRIDAYNNSAQNIPYFVRSGFGYRPDFIRGYERFVIESNRYISNRTALRFKVLEGVQELSRRSLINQFRTLPYAFYLKIFMDAGYAGNPIDSTRNNFFNNEWIGSIGLGVDIVTYYDFVFRLEYSINREGTTGLFFNFKSAL, encoded by the coding sequence GTGTTGAAGAATAATGGCTGGTGGTATGTTTTATTGATTTGTGTTTTTGCGACACCGACTTTTGCTCAAACCGGAACTGTAGCCGACCTTAACCCCGATTCTACAGTAAGGGTTGGCAAAATCTATGTCACCGGCAACAACAAAACAAAATTAGAAATCATCTTACGAGAGCTCGATTTTCAGGAAGGTGAAGTCCTGAAACTGGCTGATTTCGCTGAAAAAGTCACTTTAGATCAGCAGAAGCTTACCAATACGAGGCTCTTTGTAATGGTGGAAATTGTTCCGCTGTTCATGTCTGAGAAAGAGGTCGATGTTCTCATTAGGCTTCAGGAAAGGTGGTATATCTTTCCCTTACCCATTTTCAAATTGGCAGACCGAAACTTCACCGAATGGTGGGTCAATCAAAATCGAGATTTCTCTCGGGTTAATTATGGTGCTCAACTCATTCATACCAACCTTACAGGGCGCAACGATCGGTTTAGGTTCCGAGCCCAATTTGGTTTCGCAAAGCAGATGTCACTCAGTTACCAAATTCCATATATTAACCGAGATCAGACTATTGGTCTGGGCTTTTCAACAAGTTACACTACCAATAAGACCGTGGGAGTCAACTCCATTGCGCATAGGGCCCAGTTTGTTGAAAGTGACAACGTAATCAGAAGAGCCTTCAGCACAAGTGGAACCATCACTATTCGCCCGTCATTCTATACTCGACATAGCCTAAATGTGGGCTACGTAAGGTCTTCTGTTGGAGACACCATTAGAGACGTTAATCCTGAGTACCATTTACGAAATGAAAGCGTACAGAATTACGTGAGGCTTTCCTATACCTTTAGCCTAGACAAGAGAGACTATATAGCCTACCCATTGACCGGGAGTCTACTTACAGTTCAGTTGAATCAATTCGGACTTGGTAGCTTCAATGACTTCAACATGTTCACTACTCGATTGACATATGCCAAGTTCTTCAACATAAATGATAAGTTCTACTTTGCCAACCGCATCGATGCCTACAATAACTCAGCACAGAACATACCTTACTTTGTTAGGTCTGGATTTGGCTACCGACCAGATTTCATCAGAGGCTATGAAAGGTTTGTGATAGAAAGTAATCGATATATATCCAACAGAACGGCACTCCGCTTTAAAGTGCTGGAAGGCGTACAGGAACTGAGCAGAAGAAGCTTGATCAACCAGTTTAGAACGCTGCCCTATGCCTTCTACCTTAAAATCTTTATGGACGCGGGCTACGCTGGTAATCCGATCGACTCTACACGAAACAACTTCTTTAACAACGAATGGATTGGGAGTATTGGTCTCGGTGTGGATATAGTCACCTACTATGACTTTGTCTTCCGTCTCGAGTATAGCATTAACCGAGAAGGAACTACCGGCCTGTTCTTCAACTTCAAGTCAGCGCTTTAA
- a CDS encoding response regulator, protein MTEVDYKKVLVAEDSSVIQNLLKKILLFENCKITSAKDGKSVLSKFESEDFDLIIMDINLPLLDGLSATKEIRSGKTKKANIPIIGISGNAKNLPVSDFFEAGMNDYMQKPLDYDKLIELVKKYTGSF, encoded by the coding sequence ATGACGGAAGTGGACTATAAAAAAGTTCTTGTGGCTGAGGATAGTTCAGTAATCCAGAATTTACTGAAGAAAATTCTACTTTTTGAGAACTGCAAGATTACCTCCGCCAAAGATGGCAAGTCAGTCCTTAGCAAGTTTGAATCAGAGGATTTTGATCTCATCATCATGGATATTAACCTTCCTCTTTTGGATGGCCTATCCGCGACTAAAGAGATACGATCAGGCAAGACCAAAAAGGCCAACATACCTATTATTGGCATTTCAGGTAATGCCAAAAATTTGCCAGTTTCTGACTTTTTTGAAGCAGGTATGAATGATTACATGCAGAAACCGCTCGATTACGACAAGCTGATTGAGTTAGTAAAGAAGTATACTGGAAGTTTTTAA
- the fabF gene encoding beta-ketoacyl-ACP synthase II — translation MQLKRVVVTGLGALTPLGNNLNDYWNNLIKGVSGAGPITRFDPEKFKTKFACEVKNYDPLDHFDRKEMRKMDAFTQYAMITSKEAIEDSGLDLEKIDRLKAGVIWGSGIGGLKTFQEEVEGFVSGDKNPRFNPFFIPKMISDISAGMISMKYGFHGPNFVTVSACASATNAMIDAMTYIKLGKAKVMITGGSEASVVEAGMGGFNAMRALSERNDSPETASRPFDKDRDGFVLGEGSGAIILEEYEHAKARGAKIYAELVGGGMSADAYHITAPHPEGLGAYNVMLNVLEDAQMKPEDVDYINVHGTSTPLGDVSEVIAIERVFGEHAYNLNISSTKSMTGHLLGAAGAIEAIASIKAIENQIVPPTINHFTDDERFDPRLNFTFNKAQKREIRAALSNTFGFGGHNTSVVFRKID, via the coding sequence ATGCAACTAAAGCGAGTTGTAGTCACTGGACTTGGCGCACTTACACCATTAGGCAACAATCTAAATGATTACTGGAATAACCTGATTAAAGGTGTAAGTGGAGCCGGCCCGATCACAAGATTCGATCCCGAAAAATTTAAGACCAAGTTTGCCTGCGAGGTAAAAAACTATGATCCTTTAGATCACTTTGATCGCAAAGAGATGAGGAAAATGGATGCTTTTACCCAGTATGCAATGATCACTTCCAAAGAGGCCATTGAGGATTCTGGTTTAGACCTTGAAAAGATTGATAGGTTAAAAGCTGGAGTTATCTGGGGTTCTGGAATTGGTGGGTTGAAAACTTTTCAAGAAGAAGTCGAAGGCTTTGTCAGTGGCGACAAAAACCCAAGATTTAACCCATTCTTCATTCCTAAGATGATTTCAGACATATCGGCTGGAATGATCTCGATGAAATATGGTTTTCATGGCCCTAACTTTGTAACAGTATCTGCTTGTGCATCTGCTACAAACGCCATGATCGATGCTATGACCTATATTAAATTAGGCAAGGCAAAAGTAATGATCACTGGAGGTTCTGAAGCTTCTGTTGTTGAGGCAGGAATGGGAGGATTTAACGCTATGAGAGCACTCTCAGAGCGAAACGATTCACCAGAAACCGCATCTAGACCTTTTGACAAAGACAGAGATGGTTTTGTATTAGGAGAAGGTTCCGGAGCAATCATTCTTGAAGAATATGAGCATGCAAAAGCCAGAGGCGCTAAAATCTACGCAGAACTTGTTGGCGGTGGCATGTCAGCTGATGCTTATCACATTACTGCACCACACCCTGAAGGTCTAGGTGCATACAATGTAATGTTGAATGTGCTGGAAGACGCACAAATGAAACCTGAGGATGTAGATTATATTAATGTACATGGAACCTCTACTCCACTCGGTGATGTCAGTGAGGTAATTGCGATTGAAAGGGTATTTGGAGAGCATGCTTACAACTTAAACATCAGTTCCACCAAGTCTATGACAGGTCACCTTCTGGGAGCTGCCGGTGCTATTGAGGCCATTGCTAGTATTAAGGCAATAGAAAATCAAATTGTACCGCCAACCATTAATCACTTTACTGATGATGAGAGATTTGACCCGAGGTTGAACTTTACTTTTAACAAGGCCCAAAAACGTGAAATTAGAGCTGCACTCAGCAATACTTTCGGTTTTGGTGGACACAATACATCAGTGGTTTTTAGAAAAATTGATTAA
- the rnc gene encoding ribonuclease III produces the protein MPRLTNRLRSVFKRYSKEEKRLAASIKMIVGSKPFNLKPYQIAVQHTSVARSVKQGFKESNERLEYLGDAVLGMVVAEYLFKKFPFKDEGFLTELRSRIVSRDSLNNVARTIGVPQIVKFDKKRKTPNSHKSLYGNALEALVGAIYIDRGFRFASSFIKQKLLQPHFDLEEIINTTKNYKSKLIEWSQKNTKTPSFDHIQTIDKGHYKEFIIQVSIDQEPIAKGHGLSKKKAEQDAAREACIILELE, from the coding sequence ATGCCTCGGTTAACTAACCGTTTAAGATCAGTTTTTAAAAGGTATTCAAAAGAAGAAAAACGGCTTGCTGCCTCTATCAAAATGATAGTCGGTAGCAAGCCGTTTAATTTAAAGCCTTATCAAATTGCCGTACAACACACTTCTGTGGCACGATCGGTAAAACAAGGCTTCAAGGAGTCCAATGAACGTCTTGAATACTTGGGTGATGCAGTCTTGGGGATGGTGGTTGCCGAGTACCTGTTCAAAAAATTCCCCTTTAAAGATGAAGGCTTCCTAACAGAATTGAGGTCCAGGATAGTCAGCAGAGATTCACTTAACAATGTAGCCAGAACAATAGGTGTACCCCAGATCGTCAAGTTTGACAAGAAGAGAAAAACACCAAATTCTCATAAGTCACTCTATGGCAACGCGTTGGAGGCATTAGTTGGTGCAATCTACATAGACAGAGGATTCAGGTTTGCTAGTAGCTTCATAAAACAGAAGTTACTCCAACCCCACTTTGACCTTGAGGAAATTATCAACACTACCAAGAACTACAAAAGCAAGCTTATTGAGTGGTCGCAGAAAAACACTAAAACCCCTAGTTTTGATCACATACAAACAATTGACAAGGGACATTATAAAGAATTCATTATCCAGGTGTCCATTGACCAAGAACCAATTGCTAAGGGGCATGGTTTAAGTAAGAAGAAAGCCGAACAAGATGCTGCTCGTGAGGCTTGTATCATTTTAGAGCTGGAGTAA
- the pyk gene encoding pyruvate kinase, with product MGHETVNKRAKIVATVGPASRSKEMLTELAKAGVNVFRLNFSHGEHEGHAEVIQRIREVNQELGTHISILQDLQGPKIRVESVENGEVFIQPGDEIVITNESCEGTAQRVSTSYQSLPNDVNIGDMILIDDGNLELVVKGVSGGDVICEVKYGGSLKSRKGINLPFTKVSAPALTEKDIVDLAFGIEQGVDWIALSFVRSAEDIVDLKNRISTSGKDIRVVSKIEKPEALQNIDEIIAESDALMVARGDLGVEIVMEEVPMAQKMMVDKCNKASKPVIIATQMMESMINNPRPTRAETNDVANAVMDGADAMMLSAETAAGKYPLETVNTMARTIASVEQSANVYDKVGMPVRESETFMNDNILYGACKLSDRVDAKAIIGNTVSGYTAFKLSSSRPKAKIFIFTPNESLLTKLSLIWGVEGFHYNDLVSTDETFKDQENTLKSHGHLDSGDIFITTASMPIHDKGRTNMLKLNVAD from the coding sequence ATGGGTCACGAGACAGTGAATAAGCGAGCCAAGATTGTGGCTACAGTAGGGCCAGCGAGTAGGTCCAAAGAAATGTTAACAGAACTAGCCAAAGCTGGTGTAAATGTGTTTAGACTGAATTTCTCCCATGGTGAGCATGAAGGACATGCCGAAGTTATCCAAAGGATTCGTGAAGTAAACCAAGAATTAGGCACCCATATCTCCATACTTCAAGACCTTCAAGGGCCTAAGATCAGGGTGGAGAGTGTAGAAAACGGAGAAGTTTTTATTCAGCCAGGTGATGAGATTGTGATCACAAATGAGTCCTGTGAAGGGACGGCCCAACGCGTAAGTACCTCGTATCAAAGTCTACCCAATGATGTGAATATTGGGGATATGATCTTGATTGATGATGGTAACCTAGAATTAGTTGTTAAAGGCGTTAGTGGTGGCGATGTAATCTGTGAGGTAAAATATGGTGGCTCTTTGAAATCAAGAAAAGGGATCAATTTACCTTTTACCAAGGTCTCTGCTCCGGCCCTTACAGAGAAGGATATCGTAGATTTAGCCTTTGGTATTGAGCAGGGAGTGGATTGGATTGCACTTTCATTTGTCCGTTCCGCTGAAGATATCGTTGACCTTAAAAATAGAATTTCAACCTCTGGAAAAGACATACGTGTAGTGTCTAAGATTGAAAAGCCAGAAGCCCTTCAAAACATTGATGAAATAATTGCTGAATCAGATGCGCTAATGGTGGCCAGGGGAGACCTAGGGGTAGAAATCGTCATGGAAGAAGTTCCAATGGCACAAAAGATGATGGTCGACAAATGTAATAAAGCATCGAAGCCTGTCATTATTGCCACGCAGATGATGGAAAGCATGATCAATAATCCAAGACCTACTCGTGCTGAGACTAATGATGTTGCAAATGCGGTAATGGATGGTGCGGATGCTATGATGTTATCCGCTGAGACTGCGGCTGGTAAGTACCCTCTGGAAACGGTGAATACGATGGCAAGAACCATTGCTTCAGTAGAGCAGTCTGCCAACGTTTATGACAAAGTTGGGATGCCCGTTAGAGAAAGCGAGACATTTATGAACGATAATATTCTCTATGGTGCTTGTAAATTAAGCGACCGTGTGGATGCTAAAGCGATTATCGGAAATACGGTTTCTGGCTATACAGCCTTCAAACTTTCCTCGAGTAGGCCTAAGGCCAAGATTTTTATTTTCACACCTAACGAAAGTCTGCTTACGAAGTTAAGCTTGATTTGGGGTGTCGAAGGTTTCCATTATAACGATTTGGTTTCTACTGATGAAACCTTTAAAGACCAGGAGAATACACTTAAGTCACATGGACATCTGGATAGTGGAGACATCTTCATTACTACAGCTAGTATGCCAATCCATGATAAAGGTAGAACCAATATGCTGAAGCTTAACGTTGCTGACTAA
- a CDS encoding acyl carrier protein, with protein MSEIASKVKSIIIDKLGVEDSEVTPEASFTNDLGADSLDTVELIMEFEKEFNISIPDDQAENIATVGDAISYLEANA; from the coding sequence ATGTCAGAAATAGCATCAAAAGTTAAGAGTATCATTATTGATAAATTAGGTGTTGAAGATTCTGAAGTTACGCCAGAGGCTAGCTTTACGAATGATTTAGGCGCTGATTCTCTTGACACGGTGGAATTGATTATGGAATTCGAAAAAGAATTCAATATTTCTATTCCTGATGACCAAGCTGAGAATATTGCTACCGTAGGTGATGCAATCTCTTACCTGGAAGCAAACGCATAA
- a CDS encoding prolipoprotein diacylglyceryl transferase: MLLQIVWDPMREIIKDIQPPVWYSVLFAMGFIVGYQIMVNIFKKEGKDPLNVDTLTVHMVLATIISARLGHLVFYEPQRFLADPLMFFRTWEGGLASHGAAFGIPLALYLYSNYFVDASWSPFRFKFRKKKRAGQSWLWIIDRIVITVALAAVFIRMGNFVNSEIVGKPTGTDYGVVFGRVAEEMIEDAGLGIEKAEASKGVSTERPAPGIVPVDLTLTFENSQLSEPDARRIIENNVKRILTGYGSVREHYAQGNEPLNYELKVINRKVVVTVHTWGINRHPTQLYESATSLILFFILLGIWIKYKERTPEGLLFGIFLVYIFALRWFHETYKENQVAFEDEMTYNMGQLLSIPLLALGVFILIRVFIKSRKSIE, encoded by the coding sequence ATGCTTCTACAAATCGTTTGGGACCCAATGCGGGAAATTATCAAGGACATTCAGCCACCTGTGTGGTATAGTGTCCTGTTTGCCATGGGTTTTATTGTGGGTTACCAAATAATGGTAAACATCTTCAAGAAAGAAGGCAAAGATCCATTAAACGTAGACACATTGACGGTACACATGGTCCTTGCCACCATCATAAGCGCAAGGCTAGGCCATTTGGTATTCTATGAGCCTCAAAGGTTTCTGGCCGACCCACTAATGTTCTTCAGAACATGGGAAGGTGGGCTTGCCAGTCATGGAGCCGCTTTTGGTATTCCTTTAGCCCTGTACCTTTATAGCAATTACTTTGTAGATGCGAGTTGGTCTCCATTTCGATTTAAGTTCAGGAAGAAAAAGAGAGCAGGTCAGAGCTGGCTCTGGATAATTGATCGAATAGTCATTACTGTTGCGCTGGCTGCCGTATTCATTCGAATGGGCAACTTTGTCAATTCCGAAATTGTAGGAAAACCTACTGGTACGGATTATGGTGTAGTCTTTGGTCGTGTTGCGGAAGAAATGATAGAAGATGCAGGTTTAGGAATTGAAAAAGCTGAAGCTTCGAAAGGAGTTTCTACCGAAAGGCCTGCTCCTGGTATAGTACCAGTGGATCTCACACTAACGTTCGAAAACTCTCAACTATCAGAACCAGATGCGAGGAGGATTATCGAAAACAATGTGAAGCGAATATTGACCGGCTATGGTAGTGTTAGAGAGCATTATGCACAAGGCAATGAACCCCTTAATTACGAATTGAAAGTGATCAATAGAAAAGTGGTTGTCACGGTTCACACATGGGGAATAAATCGTCATCCGACACAGCTCTATGAGTCAGCAACCTCATTGATCCTTTTCTTCATCTTGTTGGGCATTTGGATAAAGTATAAGGAAAGAACCCCAGAAGGTTTATTATTCGGAATCTTCTTGGTTTACATTTTCGCTTTGCGGTGGTTTCATGAGACATACAAGGAAAATCAAGTGGCTTTCGAAGATGAAATGACCTATAACATGGGACAATTGTTAAGTATTCCTTTGTTGGCATTAGGGGTATTCATCCTCATAAGGGTCTTTATAAAGTCGAGAAAATCTATAGAATAG
- the nadE gene encoding NAD(+) synthase — translation MRRYRIAGGTVNQTPLDWAGNVANLKKVLREARAAKVEILCLPELSVTGYGCEDIFLSEWLPEKALTYLPELIEETEELLTTLNLPIRHNGKLYNCSVVVHNKQILGVYAKQYMALDGVHYEPRWFNPWPNEQEDRIELFGENYPIGDITFDFEDWKIGFEICEDAWRGPDRPACRLFDKGVNLILNPSASHFAMQKTLDRIHLVTESSKSFECTYVYANLLGNEAGRMIYDGEIIVAQEGQMYLRNELLSFQSSQLKWVDIAPNENKAPQESLVSPIEPKEEEFPKATALALFDYLRKSGSKGYTLSLSGGADSATCAVMVAEMVKRGIEELGKMGFLKAIGKSEFSDLNEKEIVGKLFNTAYQGTINSSAATLNAAKTLAESIGAKFFDWTIDKSVDAYTQTIERVLGRELNWEDDDLALQNIQARARSPIIWMLTNITNTLLLTTSNRSEGDVGYATMDGDTSGSLAPISSVDKHFIRTWLKYAEAELGYVGLAPINALPPTAELRPSDQNQTDEDDLMPYHIMVEIEKLAIRDHKSPVQVFHDLQSRNLESRDLLKTHIIKFYRLWSRNQWKRERLAPAFHLDEFNVDPRTWCRFPILSAGFKEEIEELKKS, via the coding sequence ATGCGCAGGTATAGAATTGCTGGAGGTACTGTCAATCAAACACCCCTTGATTGGGCTGGCAATGTTGCTAACCTCAAAAAAGTACTTAGAGAAGCAAGGGCGGCTAAAGTAGAAATACTATGCCTGCCAGAACTGTCTGTGACCGGTTACGGATGCGAAGATATCTTCTTAAGTGAATGGTTGCCCGAGAAGGCTTTGACCTACCTCCCTGAACTCATTGAGGAAACTGAAGAACTCCTAACCACTTTAAACCTTCCCATTCGGCATAATGGAAAGCTCTATAATTGCTCCGTTGTCGTTCACAACAAACAAATTCTGGGAGTGTATGCTAAGCAGTATATGGCCTTGGATGGTGTTCACTATGAACCGAGATGGTTTAACCCGTGGCCCAATGAGCAGGAAGACCGCATAGAACTATTTGGAGAAAACTACCCCATCGGTGATATAACTTTCGACTTCGAAGATTGGAAGATTGGTTTTGAGATTTGTGAAGACGCTTGGAGAGGCCCTGATAGACCCGCCTGCCGATTATTCGATAAAGGAGTCAACTTAATCCTTAATCCCAGTGCAAGTCATTTTGCTATGCAAAAGACGCTCGACCGCATCCATCTGGTCACTGAATCCTCAAAAAGCTTTGAATGCACTTATGTATATGCTAACCTTTTAGGTAATGAAGCCGGCAGGATGATCTATGATGGGGAAATCATTGTGGCTCAGGAGGGCCAAATGTACCTTCGAAACGAATTACTTTCTTTCCAATCCAGCCAATTGAAATGGGTCGATATTGCTCCCAATGAAAACAAGGCTCCTCAAGAAAGTCTTGTTTCTCCAATTGAACCTAAGGAGGAAGAATTCCCAAAAGCCACTGCTCTAGCCTTATTTGATTACCTGAGGAAAAGTGGAAGTAAAGGATATACACTATCACTGAGTGGTGGGGCAGATTCTGCAACCTGTGCTGTTATGGTAGCGGAGATGGTCAAAAGAGGTATTGAGGAGCTGGGTAAAATGGGTTTCCTAAAGGCCATCGGCAAATCTGAGTTCTCAGATTTAAATGAAAAAGAGATAGTCGGTAAGCTTTTTAATACTGCTTACCAAGGTACGATCAACTCATCTGCAGCAACACTGAACGCTGCCAAAACCTTGGCAGAGTCTATTGGTGCGAAGTTCTTCGACTGGACGATTGACAAATCAGTCGATGCATATACTCAGACCATTGAGCGTGTCTTAGGGCGGGAATTGAATTGGGAAGACGATGATTTAGCCTTACAAAATATTCAGGCAAGGGCCAGGAGTCCGATTATCTGGATGCTCACCAACATCACCAATACCTTACTACTAACAACTTCGAACCGAAGTGAGGGTGATGTAGGCTACGCAACCATGGATGGAGACACAAGCGGTAGCCTCGCCCCTATTTCAAGTGTAGATAAGCACTTCATTCGAACGTGGCTGAAGTATGCGGAAGCCGAATTAGGGTATGTAGGCCTTGCTCCGATTAATGCGCTTCCTCCTACTGCCGAGCTTAGACCTTCAGACCAAAACCAAACGGATGAAGATGATTTGATGCCCTATCATATCATGGTAGAAATCGAAAAACTTGCCATTAGAGATCATAAATCACCAGTCCAAGTATTCCATGATCTGCAATCTCGAAATCTGGAAAGTAGAGACTTGTTAAAAACACACATCATCAAGTTTTACAGACTTTGGAGTAGAAACCAATGGAAAAGAGAGCGTTTGGCCCCTGCCTTTCATCTGGACGAATTCAATGTGGATCCTCGGACATGGTGCCGCTTCCCTATCCTATCAGCAGGTTTCAAAGAAGAAATTGAAGAGTTAAAAAAGAGTTAA
- a CDS encoding MBL fold metallo-hydrolase gives MKITVLGSGTSQGVPVIGCHCEVCRSLDFRDKRLRVSIHIEVDGNSFIIDSGPDFRQQVLRERINALDALIFTHEHKDHTAGMDDIRSFNFLQKRDMPVYGRKEVLNQLKREFAYIFDENKYPGVPQVQLHEIENTPFVINNIEFLPIEVIHYMLPVFGFRIKDFTYITDAKTISSKEKEKIKGSKVLILDALQKEDHLSHLTLSEALALIEELDVETVYLTHISHRMGLHNEVNNELPENVMLAYDGLQIEL, from the coding sequence TTGAAGATAACTGTTCTTGGATCAGGCACGTCTCAGGGTGTTCCGGTGATTGGATGTCATTGTGAAGTATGTCGTTCGTTAGATTTTCGGGACAAAAGACTCCGAGTTTCCATACATATTGAGGTAGATGGTAATAGCTTTATTATTGACTCCGGTCCGGACTTCAGACAACAAGTTCTTCGTGAAAGGATAAACGCTTTAGACGCGCTGATCTTTACCCATGAACACAAAGATCACACAGCAGGAATGGACGATATTCGCTCCTTCAATTTCCTTCAGAAGCGAGATATGCCAGTTTATGGTCGAAAAGAAGTACTGAATCAGCTTAAAAGGGAGTTTGCTTACATATTTGATGAAAACAAATATCCAGGCGTACCTCAGGTTCAGCTTCATGAGATAGAGAATACCCCTTTCGTTATTAATAACATTGAGTTTCTCCCAATTGAAGTAATACATTATATGCTTCCGGTTTTTGGGTTCCGAATTAAGGACTTCACCTACATTACTGATGCCAAGACCATTAGTAGCAAAGAGAAGGAAAAGATTAAAGGATCTAAGGTGCTAATACTTGATGCGCTTCAAAAAGAAGATCACTTGAGTCATCTAACGCTTTCTGAAGCCTTGGCCCTCATTGAAGAACTTGATGTTGAAACGGTTTATCTAACACATATTAGTCACAGGATGGGCTTACACAATGAGGTAAATAATGAATTGCCTGAAAACGTCATGCTGGCATACGATGGTCTTCAAATCGAATTATAA
- a CDS encoding nuclear transport factor 2 family protein — protein sequence MKYFQRTLFILLFSYLFSFTVSGQEEQITAKDSLVHIVNEYYRLNVIVFQANSSPDDIERIFDLFTPDFVYVHPKYGGEYSRKDLHNGYLRNQKNGGYDGSVSDIYVANMIVGLNAVTVEKHYVRKQKDGISQRGDAEMTLFEFKNGKISKIFEYW from the coding sequence ATGAAGTACTTTCAAAGAACCCTATTCATTCTTCTGTTCTCATACCTCTTTTCATTTACCGTTTCAGGTCAGGAAGAACAGATCACAGCTAAAGATTCTCTTGTCCATATAGTCAATGAATATTATCGGCTTAATGTAATTGTTTTCCAGGCCAACTCTTCGCCTGATGATATAGAGCGAATCTTTGATCTTTTTACGCCCGACTTTGTCTATGTTCACCCAAAGTATGGAGGTGAATACTCAAGGAAAGATCTTCACAACGGATACTTAAGAAACCAGAAAAACGGTGGCTATGATGGGTCCGTATCAGACATTTACGTGGCTAACATGATCGTAGGTCTTAATGCAGTTACCGTTGAAAAGCACTATGTAAGGAAACAGAAAGATGGAATCTCCCAGAGAGGGGATGCTGAAATGACTCTTTTTGAGTTCAAAAACGGTAAGATTTCCAAGATATTTGAATACTGGTAG
- a CDS encoding IPExxxVDY family protein, with protein sequence MAKKKLQVTYDYDFTLLALNANVKPYRLAWSINKDLKLNLSKSDNIEIDFKSGRELNVVNYIDVGEYRTIRLLRNRAEESEEQFDAFLIPELKNFDYFLLLENESNTFDENAFISKIKEIPFVQFATKVATEALKSRDNLIF encoded by the coding sequence ATGGCTAAAAAAAAGCTACAAGTCACATATGATTATGACTTTACATTGTTGGCGCTTAACGCGAATGTAAAACCATATAGATTGGCATGGAGCATCAATAAGGACTTGAAACTTAATCTATCAAAATCTGACAATATAGAAATTGATTTTAAATCGGGGAGGGAGCTCAACGTAGTTAATTATATAGATGTGGGTGAGTACCGCACAATAAGGTTGTTGCGTAATAGAGCTGAGGAAAGTGAAGAGCAGTTTGACGCTTTTCTTATTCCTGAGTTGAAGAATTTTGACTACTTCTTACTTTTGGAAAACGAATCCAATACTTTCGATGAGAATGCTTTTATAAGCAAGATCAAAGAAATACCTTTCGTGCAATTTGCCACAAAAGTGGCAACCGAAGCATTAAAATCCAGAGATAACCTGATATTCTAA